The following DNA comes from Myxococcales bacterium.
TGTCGTCGCCGTTGATGTCGCCGACCGCCGTCGTTGCGATGACCCAGTTGCCGGTGAACTTCGGCCAGCCCTTGGGCTCGACCCCGCAGGCATCCGTCGCGTGTACGAAGTAGCCGGCGCTGCCGGTGATGACCTCGGGATAACCGTCGCCCGTGATGTCCGCGATCGCTTGGCTGTTGAAGAAGGTGAAGTCCTCCAGCACGACCGGGCTCCCGGGCAGCATGTGCCCCGTCTTTCCACTCCACATCGCCAACAAGTGCTGCGCGGGGCCCTTGGCGGGCTGACTCGAGAGGAGGTTCTGCGCCATGCTGAGCGAGGCGCCGCTGGCCACGATGTCGAGCACGCCGTCCTGGTCGAGGTCCCCCATCGAGGGCTGAGCGAACAGCGGAAACATCGTGTCCGGTTGGTTCGCCTTGGAGTCGGCGCCGAAGATGCTGGTCGGGGCGAGGCCGCGCTGCACGGCGCCGGTGTCGTTGTTCGTGGTGACCGGCAGCGCGTTGGTCGGCGTCGAAGACAAGAGGTTCTGCGTTCCTGGATCCGTGGGCAGAATGTACGGCGCGCTCGCGTTGCCGTGCATCACGGCCTCGGGGACGCCGTCGCCGTCGAAGTCACCCGCCATGGGGGAGTTGCTCACGCCCTCGGCGATGACCGGGAACAGGTTGAACGACACGGTCGAGACCGGCCAGTTCTTCAGATAGGGAGTTGCACCCGCCTTCGTGCCGCGCCCGTCGATCAGGTAAAAAGCCCCGGCGTAGCCGGCCTTGCCCAGTTTTTCGTTGGAGCCGACCAACACGTCGGGGCGCTGGTCGCCGTTGAAATCTGCGACCGCCGCCGAGGTGAAGATGCGGTTGTACTCGCCGCTGCCATCGCCCCCCTCGTAGTGCACACCCACGGGCCAGCCATCGAGCATGCTGCCGTCTGCCTTGAAGATGTAGACCTTGCCGTCGAAAGCTGGCTGGACGATCTCGTACTTCCCGTCGCCATCCATGTCCTCGATGGTCGGGCTGCCGAAGGCGCCGCGCGCGATCCGGGTCTGGGTATCCATGCAAGGTTTGTCCGTCGGTTTGGGCGCGCCCTGCGGACACGACGGAACGTCCGGCAGACGCTGGGGCCAGCCGGTGAGGGCGCTGCCGTCGTTCTTCACCACGTAGACCGTGCCGGAGTAGGACGTGACGACGATGTCCAGCTTGCCGTCCCCGTCGAGGTCGGCGATCGCCGGCGTCGCGACGATGGACTCACCCGCCGAGCTCTTGTCGACCAGACTGTCCGCGCTCGCGTAGCCCGGCGCCGCCAGGTAGCTCGGGGTGAGATTTGGGTTCAGTCCGTCCGCGGGATTGGTCTTGAAGGGGAAGCCCTTCACGTACGCCGGCTTGCCGCTCGCGGTGCTGAGCACGTGCACGCGACCGTCCGAGGTGCCAATGATGATGTCCCTGACGCCATCGCCGTCGATGTCGGCGAGCTTCGGGCTCGATTCACCCGAGGAGCCCAGGTAAAACGGGAAACCGTCCAGCAGATCAGGGTCTTCGTGCACCGAATACGCCCGACGAAGCTCGCCGGCCACGTCCCCGACGGTCCCGCCGTAGTGGGCGATGGCGCGTACCCGAACGGTGATGGTGCGGTCGTTCTCGCCCAGGGGGCTGTCGCTGTCCCGCTCGTGGGTGACGTCGATCTCGCGTACGTCGAGCGACGCGAGCGGGGTGCCGTCGCCGCCGAGCACCGGCACCTCGCTGCTCTTGATGTTCTCGGTCTTCTTGATCAGCTTGAAGGCACCCTCGAGCGGCTGCACTCCGGGTGCCCACTCCACGATCACGGTGTAGAGCGGCGCCCTTCGCGCCTTGACCGTGCCCATGATCGGGACCGCCTGGGTGAGCTGGTCCTTGTACAGGGTCTCGAACCAGAACGGCCGAACGATGTCGACGTCCGGCGGGATCTTCCCGGCCTCGACCCACTCGACTGCGGTGTTGGCGTTGACGCGGCCGTAACCAAAGCGCTGGTCGAAGCCCTCCTGTGACCAGTAGAAATCCGAGCCGGGTTTCTGGGACGCCTCGATGTTGATGTCATCGGCCGTCTTGATGAACAGCTGCAAGACTTCACCGGGGGACAGCGGCGGGTCGAGCTTCGACTGGAGAGCCATCGAATAGACCAAGCCCGCGAGCCCGGAGAGGCGCCCGGTGGCTTCGCTGGAACAGCCGGTCCCCGAGGCCGAGAGGAAGTTCTGGGCGCCGTAGTTGGTGCAGTTGTTGAACGACAGGAAGCTCTTCGCCGTGGTGCTCTGGTCATCCCCACCGAGCATCGTGACGGCGTGCACGGGCATGGTGTGGTTCGCGGTCGCCGGGTAGTTGTGGTGGCGACTGTTCTCGTCGGCCATGCTCGCGACCACCACGGTCCCGCGGCTCCAGGCGTAGTCCATCGCGGTTTGTGCGAAGGGCGTCATGTTGATGGTGCCCAGCGCCTCCTGGATCACCTTCGCGCCATTGTCCGTGGCGTAGACCACGGCCTTGCCGAAATCTTGGACGTCCGCGATGAAGCTGTCGCCGACCCGGAGCAGCGCGAAGCGACACTTGGGGCAAATGCCCGCGTCGCCCATGCCGTTGTTGGTCGCCGCGGCCGAGTCGCGGGCCTCCCCCGTCCCGTGCCCGTAGCGGGTGTCGTCGTACGGGTCGTTGTCGTTCTTCATGAAATCCCAGCCGGAGATGTCGTCGACGTAGCCGTTGCCGTCGTCGTCGATGCCGTCCGAGAAGTTCGCGATCAGATCACCGGCGTCGAGGATGCCGTTCTGGTTCCTGTCGCCCTGCGGATGTTTGCCGTCGTCGGGCGGGGTGAGCCCCGGGTGATCCTTGTAGTCGCCAGCGGTGAAGATGCCGTCGCCGTTGCAATCAAAGAGTTTCTCCGTCGGCTTCGAAGGGTCGAGGGGAGCGCACGCCGAGCTGTCCGCCTTCAGCGGCGCGTGGGTCGCGAGCTCTCCGATGTTCAGGTAGGCCTTCTCCGCCAGATCGGCCTCGTCCCACTTGATGCCGGAGTCGAGGATCGCGATCAGCACGCGGTCGTCACCGATGGTGTGGCGCCATGCCAGATCGACGCTCATGCCAGCGGCCGTCTCGCCCGGGTTCAGCTGCGGCACGAAGGAACCGGGGGAGCGCTCGGGAATGAAGGAGTAGAACTGCCACTGCCCACTCTTGCGCTCGCCCGCCTTGGCGCTGGCCACGTAGGGGTAGGCTGGATCGTTCGGCCAGTACTTGGGGGTCTTCATGTCGTCGACCGTCGCCGTCAGCGGCGGCGGCCAGTCGGCGCGGCTCGGAGCAGCTGCCAAGAGCAGCCAGAGGAAGCCGGCAGAGCCCATGCCCAGGCCAGCGAGGCGGCGAAAAGCGCGATAATTCATGGTTTGGCTGATGGCTCCAATTTCAAGCAGGGTGACACGGTCCGGGGCGTTCGGCCCGCGGCGGCGCGAGGCGAGTCGCGCTCGGGCCTCAGTTGTCGCCGAAAAGATCCTGGATCTTGGTGTCGAGGGCGAGGGCGATCTTGTACAGGCTCGAGATGGACGGACTGCTCTCGGCGCGCTCGATCTGAGACAACAGCGAGATGCTGAGCCCCGTCCGGCGGCTCATCTGTTTGAGTGTCAGTTCCTTGGTCTTGCGCAGGTTGCGAATGGTGTCGCCGATGATCTTGTGGAGCAGTTCCTCGGGGGTGCGCGCCAGTCCCTTTTTGCGCATGACCCGCGCGAGCACGTCGCGGAACTCGTCCACGTTGAACGGTTTCTTGATGTAGTCGACGGCGTCCAGCTTCATGGCGGCGACGGCGGAGTCGAGGTTGGGATGGGCTGTGAAGACGACCACCGCCACGTCCGTGTCGTGCTCGCGAATTCGCCGCAGTACTTCGATGCCGTCGAGCTTGGGCATCATCAAGTCGAGGATGATGACGTGGTACGCACCCTGTCTCACCTCGTCTTCGACGAGAGTCGGATCGCTGAGCGCCTTGACGGTGAAGCCGTCCTTCTCGAGCAGCGTCTGCATGTAGTCGCAGATCGCGCGATCGTCGTCGACGATCAGGATCCGCACAGCGGGAACGTCAATCGGCACGGCTGCCTCCGGTTCTAATGGCGACGGGCCCGCGGTGGCCGCCGCTCGATTGCAGTGTCACGAGAATACCTCAAGTCGTGTCTGCCCTGGCTGGAAAAAGCTGCGCGTCCGGCAAACGCACCCACACAGGGTAGAGTTTGGGCGTGAAGCCCGGCCCCGCCTATTCGACCCGGCTCGACGAGGCCCTCGGGTTCGTCGCCGACGCCTTTCGTCACCGAGCTCGCAAGGGTTCCGGAGTG
Coding sequences within:
- a CDS encoding response regulator translates to MPIDVPAVRILIVDDDRAICDYMQTLLEKDGFTVKALSDPTLVEDEVRQGAYHVIILDLMMPKLDGIEVLRRIREHDTDVAVVVFTAHPNLDSAVAAMKLDAVDYIKKPFNVDEFRDVLARVMRKKGLARTPEELLHKIIGDTIRNLRKTKELTLKQMSRRTGLSISLLSQIERAESSPSISSLYKIALALDTKIQDLFGDN
- a CDS encoding VCBS repeat-containing protein translates to MNYRAFRRLAGLGMGSAGFLWLLLAAAPSRADWPPPLTATVDDMKTPKYWPNDPAYPYVASAKAGERKSGQWQFYSFIPERSPGSFVPQLNPGETAAGMSVDLAWRHTIGDDRVLIAILDSGIKWDEADLAEKAYLNIGELATHAPLKADSSACAPLDPSKPTEKLFDCNGDGIFTAGDYKDHPGLTPPDDGKHPQGDRNQNGILDAGDLIANFSDGIDDDGNGYVDDISGWDFMKNDNDPYDDTRYGHGTGEARDSAAATNNGMGDAGICPKCRFALLRVGDSFIADVQDFGKAVVYATDNGAKVIQEALGTINMTPFAQTAMDYAWSRGTVVVASMADENSRHHNYPATANHTMPVHAVTMLGGDDQSTTAKSFLSFNNCTNYGAQNFLSASGTGCSSEATGRLSGLAGLVYSMALQSKLDPPLSPGEVLQLFIKTADDINIEASQKPGSDFYWSQEGFDQRFGYGRVNANTAVEWVEAGKIPPDVDIVRPFWFETLYKDQLTQAVPIMGTVKARRAPLYTVIVEWAPGVQPLEGAFKLIKKTENIKSSEVPVLGGDGTPLASLDVREIDVTHERDSDSPLGENDRTITVRVRAIAHYGGTVGDVAGELRRAYSVHEDPDLLDGFPFYLGSSGESSPKLADIDGDGVRDIIIGTSDGRVHVLSTASGKPAYVKGFPFKTNPADGLNPNLTPSYLAAPGYASADSLVDKSSAGESIVATPAIADLDGDGKLDIVVTSYSGTVYVVKNDGSALTGWPQRLPDVPSCPQGAPKPTDKPCMDTQTRIARGAFGSPTIEDMDGDGKYEIVQPAFDGKVYIFKADGSMLDGWPVGVHYEGGDGSGEYNRIFTSAAVADFNGDQRPDVLVGSNEKLGKAGYAGAFYLIDGRGTKAGATPYLKNWPVSTVSFNLFPVIAEGVSNSPMAGDFDGDGVPEAVMHGNASAPYILPTDPGTQNLLSSTPTNALPVTTNNDTGAVQRGLAPTSIFGADSKANQPDTMFPLFAQPSMGDLDQDGVLDIVASGASLSMAQNLLSSQPAKGPAQHLLAMWSGKTGHMLPGSPVVLEDFTFFNSQAIADITGDGYPEVITGSAGYFVHATDACGVEPKGWPKFTGNWVIATTAVGDINGDDSLEVVVNSRSGFLYAWKTEGKTDDVVSWESFRHDNRNTGNYATPLEQGKLQSGVGAREIDAEGKCVIAEGPNKVPTRSLAAAGGCGCRAAGSEPPDSGLFLLAPLAALLARRRRRAA